In Treponema sp. OMZ 798, the following proteins share a genomic window:
- a CDS encoding type IV pilus biogenesis/stability protein PilW — MSRTLCLKILYVIILALLGIIVYWIISNTSEEHRFITSLFIALLLLIPGRVNQYLYQDFYRGRKYLDKDDLDKALYYFLKFEHCIEEKPWKKNIFWMTWSFSIYTIDILAMVKNNISTVYIRKEQYEEAEKYINAALKIDGKYPLPYFNLSIINMVNGKKEECMNNIEKSRKLGMNNSKVDKFIRNMQSMYADIQSV, encoded by the coding sequence ATGAGTAGAACACTGTGTTTAAAAATACTTTACGTTATAATACTTGCATTGCTTGGGATTATTGTTTATTGGATTATATCAAATACTAGCGAGGAACATCGATTTATTACTTCTCTTTTTATTGCTCTACTTTTGCTTATACCCGGAAGAGTAAACCAATATCTTTATCAAGATTTCTATAGAGGTAGAAAGTATTTGGATAAAGATGATTTAGATAAAGCGTTATATTACTTTTTAAAATTTGAGCACTGTATTGAGGAAAAGCCATGGAAAAAAAATATTTTCTGGATGACATGGTCTTTCTCTATCTATACTATAGATATCTTAGCCATGGTTAAAAACAATATTAGCACTGTCTATATAAGAAAAGAACAATATGAAGAAGCAGAAAAATATATTAACGCTGCTTTAAAGATTGATGGTAAATATCCACTTCCATATTTTAATCTTTCTATCATTAATATGGTTAATGGTAAGAAAGAAGAATGTATGAATAACATTGAAAAGAGCAGAAAATTGGGAATGAATAATAGCAAAGTAGATAAGTTTATAAGAAATATGCAGTCTATGTATGCTGATATTCAATCTGTTTGA
- a CDS encoding DUF2271 domain-containing protein codes for MKKIILTILIIFMVFSGNISAEDLDNQEKTISINFDFTRKFGLASNQFAVWVENGKGMLVKNLFVTDFTAGKGWEKRPESLPLWRKALKAAGIDGISSATPKSEKVQAVKETGIDGISSATPKSGKIQLEWDIKNENGGLVGKGTYKICIEANIKWENTVLFTCEIKIDDNITLGEITEKISGKGYDKQKLITNVEIK; via the coding sequence GTGAAAAAAATAATATTAACTATTCTAATCATTTTTATGGTCTTTTCCGGAAATATATCTGCAGAGGATTTAGACAATCAGGAAAAAACCATAAGTATCAATTTTGATTTTACCAGAAAATTCGGCTTAGCAAGCAATCAATTTGCTGTATGGGTTGAAAACGGAAAAGGTATGCTCGTAAAAAATTTATTTGTTACGGATTTTACAGCCGGAAAGGGTTGGGAAAAAAGACCTGAAAGCCTGCCTTTATGGAGAAAAGCTTTAAAAGCAGCCGGAATAGACGGAATAAGCAGTGCAACTCCTAAATCGGAGAAGGTTCAAGCTGTAAAAGAAACTGGCATAGACGGAATAAGTAGTGCGACTCCTAAATCCGGGAAGATTCAATTGGAATGGGATATCAAAAATGAAAATGGAGGACTTGTAGGAAAGGGAACCTATAAAATATGTATTGAAGCAAATATAAAATGGGAAAATACCGTATTATTTACATGCGAGATAAAAATAGATGATAATATCACGCTAGGTGAAATTACCGAAAAAATATCGGGCAAAGGTTATGATAAACAAAAACTGATAACTAATGTAGAAATAAAATAA
- a CDS encoding flavodoxin domain-containing protein: MNKTAIIYASIHHKNTEKLLTGISKEIEIDIFNVNKIKEIDFSKYETIGFASGIYMEKFHQSIYKFLEKHKADIPKKTFVLCTSGIGKGRYAKKFFSYLQDKDFEVLGAFECKGFDTYGLFKFFGGLAKGHPNTTDIENAVEFVKNIGAKMLL, encoded by the coding sequence ATGAATAAAACTGCCATCATCTACGCTTCGATCCATCATAAAAATACCGAAAAATTACTAACAGGAATTTCAAAAGAGATAGAAATCGATATCTTTAATGTTAATAAAATAAAAGAAATAGATTTTTCAAAATATGAAACAATAGGTTTTGCCTCAGGAATATATATGGAGAAATTTCATCAATCAATTTATAAATTTTTAGAAAAACACAAAGCAGATATACCTAAGAAAACTTTTGTACTTTGTACCAGTGGAATTGGAAAAGGACGATATGCAAAAAAATTCTTTTCTTATTTACAAGACAAAGACTTTGAAGTTTTAGGAGCTTTTGAATGTAAGGGCTTCGATACCTACGGCTTATTTAAATTCTTCGGCGGTCTAGCCAAAGGACATCCCAATACTACGGATATTGAGAATGCCGTTGAATTTGTGAAAAATATTGGGGCGAAAATGCTGCTGTAA
- a CDS encoding NUDIX domain-containing protein produces MIYKNNNSLNNTVDIVPMVTIFIEKEDKILMLKRAPTKKIAPNKWAGIGGHIEKEEYKTPMKACLRELEEETGLIVNDLIYINLKYLIIRNVKDEILREQYVYFGKTDKNPLFYEFSEGKLEWIDKSKVMTLEMPMTCEYILKHYFESEISKRLEVGVATYFNGKENILWNEMLDFDNYKGKSV; encoded by the coding sequence ATGATATATAAAAACAATAATTCATTAAACAACACAGTTGATATTGTTCCAATGGTAACCATTTTTATTGAAAAGGAGGATAAAATTTTGATGTTGAAACGGGCTCCAACAAAGAAGATCGCCCCTAATAAGTGGGCTGGAATTGGCGGACATATTGAGAAAGAAGAATATAAAACTCCAATGAAAGCATGTCTAAGAGAATTGGAAGAAGAAACCGGTCTCATAGTAAATGATTTAATATATATAAACCTTAAATACTTAATTATACGGAACGTAAAAGATGAGATATTAAGAGAGCAGTATGTTTATTTTGGAAAAACGGACAAGAATCCTTTATTTTATGAATTCTCGGAAGGTAAACTGGAATGGATTGATAAAAGTAAAGTAATGACTCTTGAAATGCCAATGACATGTGAATATATACTAAAACATTATTTTGAAAGTGAAATCAGTAAGAGACTGGAAGTTGGCGTTGCAACATATTTTAACGGGAAAGAAAATATACTTTGGAATGAAATGCTGGATTTTGATAATTACAAAGGTAAAAGCGTCTAA